In Microbacterium foliorum, the following proteins share a genomic window:
- a CDS encoding MurR/RpiR family transcriptional regulator, with protein MDDDVLALVRRSVPRLSAAEARVAETILGDPTLVVDLAINDLAQLCHTSLSTVARFAQSLGFSGYRELRVAVARTVTLAQAQRARFGLDTTAIDPDDEPSAIAAKLAAQEIDAIEKTALGLDADALDRVARAVVAARHVDLFGQAASSLTAQDLQQKLARIGCSVAHSADPHLALTTASLRTSDDVVIAFSHGGETQEVVRAVEIARDAGALSVAITSAPDSTLALAADIALITHAQESPFRMAAMSSRIAQLALVDILFVRVVQHRGEPVVIPLQLTHDAAASRRHR; from the coding sequence GTGGACGACGATGTTCTCGCGCTGGTGCGCCGATCCGTTCCTCGACTGAGTGCTGCAGAAGCACGGGTCGCGGAGACGATCCTCGGCGACCCCACGCTCGTCGTCGATCTCGCCATCAACGACCTCGCGCAGCTCTGTCACACGTCCCTGTCGACCGTGGCCCGATTCGCGCAGTCGCTCGGTTTCAGCGGATACCGCGAGCTGCGGGTCGCGGTCGCTCGCACGGTCACGCTCGCCCAGGCGCAGCGGGCGCGTTTCGGTCTCGACACCACGGCGATCGACCCTGACGACGAGCCGTCGGCGATCGCCGCGAAGCTCGCTGCTCAGGAGATCGACGCGATCGAGAAGACGGCGCTCGGGCTCGATGCCGACGCACTCGACCGAGTCGCGAGAGCCGTCGTGGCGGCCCGCCACGTCGATCTGTTCGGCCAGGCGGCCTCGTCGTTGACCGCCCAGGACCTTCAGCAGAAGCTCGCGCGCATCGGCTGCTCGGTCGCGCACTCCGCCGATCCGCATCTCGCCCTCACGACGGCGTCGCTGCGCACCTCGGACGACGTCGTCATCGCCTTCTCTCATGGAGGAGAGACTCAGGAGGTCGTCCGCGCCGTCGAGATCGCCCGAGACGCCGGCGCGCTGTCCGTGGCGATCACGAGCGCCCCCGACTCGACGCTCGCGCTCGCGGCCGATATCGCGCTGATCACACATGCGCAGGAGTCGCCGTTCCGCATGGCGGCGATGTCGAGCCGCATCGCGCAGCTGGCACTGGTCGACATCCTCTTCGTGCGCGTCGTGCAGCACCGGGGCGAACCCGTGGTCATCCCGCTGCAGCTCACGCACGACGCTGCGGCGTCCCGCCGCCATCGCTAG
- a CDS encoding sugar kinase — protein MPDTYPLAVCVGEGLVSFVPATAAPLEDVRTFHRSLAGAEWNTAIALASAGIRTAVVSRVGDDGFGRFLTSELRRHEVDDSAVDVDVEAPTGLYVKELSPRPDGSIDGTMHYYRSGSAAAALSPATFESPAASALLAQAALVHTSGITPALSDSARAAQDALFDAPRDGRLLSFDVNWRPALWRGREDEGRALISDYVRRADIAFCTRPDAESVFGTAEPDRLRELFPEPRYLIATSPDGAVAFDGAERTDSRSLDVPVVESIGAGDAFAAGFLAGVLTGLSLTGSLARAHRIATRALASTRDHID, from the coding sequence GTGCCCGACACATATCCCCTCGCCGTCTGCGTCGGCGAGGGTCTCGTCTCTTTCGTCCCCGCCACCGCCGCGCCCCTCGAAGACGTGCGCACCTTCCATCGGTCCCTCGCCGGTGCGGAGTGGAACACCGCGATCGCGCTGGCATCGGCGGGCATCCGCACCGCTGTCGTCTCTCGCGTGGGTGACGACGGCTTCGGGCGGTTCCTCACGTCCGAGCTGCGCAGGCACGAGGTCGACGATTCGGCCGTGGACGTCGACGTAGAGGCCCCCACCGGTCTCTACGTCAAAGAGCTGTCACCTCGCCCGGACGGCTCCATCGACGGGACGATGCACTACTACCGCTCGGGTTCGGCGGCCGCGGCACTGTCGCCCGCGACCTTCGAGTCTCCCGCAGCATCCGCTCTTCTGGCTCAGGCAGCTCTGGTGCACACCTCGGGAATCACGCCCGCCCTCTCGGATTCCGCTCGCGCAGCGCAGGATGCCCTGTTCGATGCGCCCCGCGACGGTCGACTGCTCAGCTTCGACGTGAACTGGCGCCCCGCACTCTGGCGCGGACGCGAAGATGAGGGGCGCGCACTGATCTCGGACTACGTCCGTCGCGCCGACATCGCGTTCTGCACTCGACCCGACGCGGAGTCGGTGTTCGGCACCGCCGAGCCGGATCGTCTGCGCGAGCTGTTCCCCGAGCCGAGGTATCTGATCGCCACGAGCCCCGACGGCGCCGTGGCGTTCGACGGAGCGGAGCGCACCGACAGCAGGTCGCTCGACGTCCCCGTCGTGGAATCCATCGGCGCGGGAGACGCGTTCGCCGCGGGGTTCCTCGCCGGCGTGCTGACCGGGCTCTCCCTCACGGGCAGCCTCGCCCGCGCGCACAGGATCGCAACGAGAGCGCTGGCCAGCACCCGCGATCACATCGACTGA
- a CDS encoding ABC transporter substrate-binding protein, with amino-acid sequence MHHTVMRRRGLLAVTGAALAALVLSGCVASERGDDSGEAAGDVDGTFVFAASSDPASLDPAFAQDGESFRVSRQMFEGLVGTEPGTADPAPLLAESWESSEDGMSHTFTLKEDVTFHDGTPFNAEAVCANFDRWYNWTGLAASEAFGYYYNKLFKGYADSPSDAVYKSCTPDGDYSVTIDLNKPFAGFVASLSLPSFSMQSPSALQEFGADDVSGSAEAPVLSEYAMGHPVGTGPFQFDEWAPGEQVTLKAYGDYWGEPGQIDEIIFRTIDDPTARRQALESGSIDGYDLVGPADTQALEDDGFTMVSRPPFTILYLAFNQAIPELQDPKVREALSYAVDKDALISQVLPEGTEKAIEFVPDTVNGYNPDVTTYDYDPEKAKSLLAEAGYDEANPLKLTFNYPVNVSRPYMPDPEQIFTVLSSQLAEVGVETTPVSEEWVEYLDRTTGTADHGIHLLGWTGDYNDTDNFVGVFFGQQSSEWGFDNPELFQKLNEARGVSNLEDQTALYEEINEMVAQFIPGVPLAHPAPTLAFDPRVESYPASPVNDEVFTDIVLTE; translated from the coding sequence ATGCACCACACAGTCATGCGTCGGCGAGGACTCCTCGCCGTCACCGGAGCCGCACTCGCGGCACTGGTCCTCTCCGGATGCGTCGCCAGCGAGCGCGGCGACGACAGCGGAGAGGCTGCCGGAGATGTCGACGGCACTTTCGTGTTCGCCGCATCCTCCGACCCGGCCAGCCTCGACCCGGCATTCGCCCAGGACGGCGAGAGCTTCCGTGTCTCGCGGCAGATGTTCGAGGGCCTCGTGGGCACCGAGCCGGGCACGGCCGACCCGGCGCCGCTGCTCGCCGAGTCGTGGGAGTCGTCCGAAGACGGCATGAGTCACACCTTCACCCTGAAGGAAGACGTCACGTTCCACGACGGCACCCCGTTCAACGCCGAGGCAGTGTGCGCGAACTTCGACCGCTGGTACAACTGGACCGGCCTCGCCGCATCAGAGGCGTTCGGCTACTACTACAACAAGCTCTTCAAGGGCTACGCCGACAGCCCGTCGGACGCCGTCTACAAGTCCTGCACCCCTGACGGCGACTACTCCGTCACCATCGACCTGAACAAGCCGTTCGCCGGCTTCGTCGCGTCGCTGTCGCTGCCGTCGTTCTCGATGCAGAGCCCTTCGGCGCTGCAGGAGTTCGGCGCCGACGACGTGAGCGGCTCCGCCGAGGCTCCTGTGCTTTCGGAGTACGCGATGGGTCACCCCGTCGGCACCGGCCCCTTCCAGTTCGACGAGTGGGCACCGGGCGAGCAGGTCACGCTCAAGGCGTACGGCGACTACTGGGGCGAGCCCGGCCAGATCGACGAGATCATCTTCCGCACCATCGACGACCCCACGGCTCGTCGTCAGGCGCTCGAGTCCGGTTCGATCGACGGCTACGACCTCGTCGGCCCCGCCGACACTCAGGCGCTCGAGGACGACGGATTCACCATGGTGTCGCGTCCTCCGTTCACGATCCTGTACCTCGCGTTCAACCAGGCGATCCCCGAGCTGCAGGACCCGAAGGTCCGTGAGGCGCTCTCGTACGCGGTCGACAAGGACGCGCTGATCAGCCAGGTCCTGCCCGAGGGCACCGAGAAGGCGATCGAGTTCGTGCCCGACACCGTCAACGGCTACAACCCCGATGTCACGACGTACGACTACGACCCCGAGAAGGCCAAGTCGCTGCTCGCAGAGGCCGGCTACGACGAGGCCAACCCGCTGAAGCTCACCTTCAACTACCCGGTCAACGTCTCGCGTCCGTACATGCCGGACCCCGAGCAGATCTTCACGGTTCTCTCGTCGCAGCTCGCCGAGGTCGGCGTCGAGACCACCCCGGTCTCGGAGGAGTGGGTCGAGTACCTCGACCGCACGACGGGCACGGCCGACCACGGAATCCACCTGCTCGGCTGGACCGGCGACTACAACGACACCGACAACTTCGTCGGAGTCTTCTTCGGACAGCAGAGCTCTGAGTGGGGCTTCGACAACCCCGAACTGTTCCAGAAGCTGAACGAGGCCCGTGGCGTCTCCAACCTCGAGGACCAGACGGCCCTCTACGAGGAGATCAACGAGATGGTCGCGCAGTTCATCCCCGGCGTCCCGCTCGCGCACCCGGCGCCGACTCTGGCGTTCGACCCGCGCGTCGAGAGCTACCCCGCCAGCCCGGTGAACGACGAGGTCTTCACGGACATCGTCCTCACCGAGTAG
- a CDS encoding ABC transporter permease, with product MLRTIGRRLLFLIPTLIGLSILLFAWVRALPGGPAVALLGEKATPDAIARVNELYGFNKPIIEQYFIWIGRLLQGDFGTSIQTNRPVTEEFFRRFPATIELSVVALIFAIGVGIPLGYWAARRHGKFTDHASVVLSLIGITIPVFFLAFILKYVFAVQLGWLPSDGRQDPRIDATHPTGFYVWDGIITGEFDASWDALVHLVLPALALGTIPLAIIVRITRASVLEVQNADYVRTGRAKGVGSSTLRSRFILRNAMLPVITTIGLQTGLLISGAVLTETVFAFPGIGSFLARAIFTRDFPVLQGFIIFIAIAYALINLAVDVSYSFIDPRVRVQ from the coding sequence TTGCTGCGCACCATCGGCAGGCGACTGCTTTTCCTCATTCCCACACTGATCGGCCTCAGCATCCTGCTGTTCGCCTGGGTCAGGGCCCTGCCAGGCGGCCCGGCCGTCGCTCTTCTCGGCGAGAAGGCGACTCCGGACGCCATCGCCAGAGTCAACGAACTCTACGGCTTCAACAAGCCGATCATCGAGCAGTACTTCATCTGGATCGGACGCCTGCTGCAGGGCGACTTCGGCACATCGATCCAGACCAACCGGCCCGTGACGGAGGAGTTCTTCCGTCGCTTCCCGGCCACGATCGAGCTGAGCGTCGTCGCGCTCATCTTCGCCATCGGCGTCGGCATCCCGCTCGGGTACTGGGCCGCGCGTCGTCACGGCAAGTTCACCGACCATGCATCGGTGGTTCTGAGCCTCATCGGCATCACCATCCCGGTGTTCTTCCTGGCCTTCATCCTGAAATACGTGTTCGCGGTGCAGCTCGGGTGGCTGCCGTCGGACGGGCGTCAGGATCCGCGGATAGATGCCACCCACCCGACGGGGTTCTACGTCTGGGACGGCATCATCACCGGGGAGTTCGACGCCTCGTGGGATGCGCTCGTGCACCTGGTGCTCCCGGCACTCGCGCTCGGAACGATCCCGCTCGCGATCATCGTCCGCATCACCAGGGCGAGCGTTCTGGAGGTTCAGAACGCCGACTATGTGCGCACCGGTCGGGCGAAGGGCGTCGGGTCGTCGACGCTGCGCAGTCGCTTCATCCTGCGCAACGCGATGCTGCCGGTGATCACGACCATCGGCCTGCAGACCGGGCTCCTGATCTCGGGGGCGGTGCTCACCGAGACGGTGTTCGCTTTCCCCGGCATCGGCTCCTTCCTCGCGAGGGCGATCTTCACTCGGGACTTCCCGGTGCTCCAGGGATTCATCATCTTCATCGCGATCGCCTACGCGCTGATCAACCTGGCGGTCGACGTGTCATACAGCTTCATCGATCCGAGAGTGCGGGTGCAGTGA
- a CDS encoding ABC transporter permease, which produces MTISLPPAQGPSAASGSVVDTVAVNQAGLKEGPGGFWRDVFRRLRRNPTAWIGAGIVLVFILVSVLAPILAPYPETALPGAKYITPTNIPGPGELPEFPLGLDRFGGDVLSKLIWGAQASLLIGVISTALGLVGGMILGLLAGTFGGWVDTLIMRIVDIILSVPNLLLAVSIAAILGQTPFAVMIAIGASQVPIFARLLRASMLQQRSSDYVLSAQTLGLGRGQITMSHVLPNAIGPVIVQGTLTLATAVIDAAALSFLGLGGGRPETAEWGRMLTYAQAELAIAPWLAFLPGICIAVTALGFTLFGEALREAMDPRTRAR; this is translated from the coding sequence ATGACCATCTCGCTCCCACCCGCACAAGGCCCCTCGGCAGCGAGCGGCTCGGTCGTCGACACCGTCGCCGTCAATCAGGCCGGCCTCAAGGAGGGGCCGGGCGGGTTCTGGCGCGACGTGTTCCGCCGCCTCCGTCGCAACCCCACCGCCTGGATCGGCGCCGGCATCGTCCTGGTGTTCATCCTGGTGTCCGTGCTCGCTCCGATTCTCGCGCCGTACCCCGAGACCGCGCTCCCCGGAGCGAAGTACATCACTCCGACGAACATTCCAGGACCAGGGGAGCTGCCCGAGTTCCCTCTCGGCCTCGACCGCTTCGGCGGCGACGTGCTCTCCAAGCTCATCTGGGGTGCGCAGGCATCGCTGCTGATCGGTGTCATCTCCACCGCACTGGGTCTGGTCGGCGGAATGATCCTCGGGCTTCTCGCCGGCACCTTCGGCGGATGGGTCGATACGCTCATCATGCGCATCGTCGACATCATCCTCTCGGTGCCGAACCTGCTGCTTGCCGTCTCGATCGCCGCGATCCTGGGCCAGACGCCCTTCGCGGTGATGATCGCGATCGGTGCATCGCAGGTTCCGATCTTCGCGCGCCTGCTGCGCGCGTCGATGCTGCAGCAGCGATCGAGCGACTATGTGCTCTCGGCCCAGACACTGGGTCTCGGCCGTGGGCAGATCACGATGTCGCACGTGCTGCCCAACGCGATCGGCCCGGTCATCGTGCAGGGCACGCTCACGCTCGCGACGGCTGTCATCGATGCGGCTGCACTGTCGTTCCTCGGTCTCGGCGGCGGTCGCCCCGAGACGGCCGAGTGGGGGCGCATGCTCACCTACGCGCAGGCAGAGCTCGCCATCGCGCCATGGCTGGCATTCCTACCTGGTATCTGCATCGCGGTCACCGCACTCGGCTTCACCCTGTTCGGTGAAGCTCTGCGCGAGGCCATGGACCCGAGGACGAGAGCACGATGA
- a CDS encoding ABC transporter ATP-binding protein: MNAAKENRAPDAPLLSVEGLAVDFATMDGVVHAVEGVDLEIAPGETVAIVGESGSGKSTTAMAIIGLLAGGGRVAAGSIRLDGRDITRASENELRTIRGRDIGLVPQDPMSNLNPVAKIGTQVAETLLAHGLATRQNVKEKVVEALTAAGLPDPERRAKQYPHEFSGGMRQRALIAIGLACKPRLLIADEPTSALDVTVQHTILDQIGQMTRELGTAVLLITHDLGLAAERAERVVVMHRGKVVEQGPAKQILEAPQHPYTQSLVAAAPSVAAARLRPEAFRVEQRPADEADAPATADAVTPGVSAADNIVEFEHLTKVYPVRGQKEDFVAVNDVSLAIPRGETVAIVGESGSGKTTTARMLLKIIEPTSGLIRYGGKDIASLDRAETKDFRQRVQPIFQDPYSSLNPMFTIERLISEPLDFYKRGSGADRRKRVRQLLDDVALPQSMLRRYPSELSGGQRQRVAIARALALSPDLIVCDEPVSALDVLVQDQILKLLGDLQTEYGLSYLFISHDLAVVRLISDYVCVMKDGALVEAASSEEIFTNPRDPYTRRLLASIPGNELNIAS, encoded by the coding sequence ATGAACGCTGCGAAAGAGAACCGGGCGCCGGACGCGCCCCTGCTGTCGGTCGAGGGCCTCGCCGTCGACTTCGCCACCATGGACGGCGTCGTGCACGCCGTCGAGGGCGTCGACCTCGAGATCGCCCCTGGCGAGACCGTCGCGATCGTGGGGGAGTCGGGGTCGGGCAAGTCGACGACCGCGATGGCCATCATCGGACTGCTCGCCGGGGGCGGTCGCGTCGCCGCGGGCAGCATCCGTCTCGACGGCCGTGACATCACGCGTGCCTCCGAGAACGAACTGCGCACGATCAGAGGGCGTGACATCGGCCTCGTTCCGCAGGACCCGATGTCCAACCTGAATCCGGTCGCCAAGATCGGCACCCAGGTCGCCGAGACTCTCCTCGCGCACGGTCTCGCCACTCGGCAGAACGTGAAGGAGAAGGTCGTCGAGGCGCTCACGGCCGCAGGCCTGCCCGACCCCGAACGCCGCGCGAAGCAGTATCCGCACGAGTTCTCGGGCGGCATGCGGCAGCGGGCGCTGATCGCGATCGGTCTGGCGTGCAAGCCTCGTCTGCTGATCGCGGACGAGCCGACCAGCGCGCTCGACGTCACCGTGCAGCACACGATCCTCGACCAGATCGGTCAGATGACGCGCGAGCTCGGCACCGCGGTGCTGCTCATCACGCACGACCTGGGTCTCGCCGCCGAGCGGGCCGAGCGCGTCGTCGTGATGCACCGAGGCAAGGTCGTCGAGCAGGGGCCTGCGAAGCAGATCCTCGAGGCGCCGCAGCATCCGTACACCCAGTCGCTGGTGGCAGCGGCCCCCTCGGTCGCGGCGGCACGCCTGCGGCCGGAGGCGTTCCGCGTCGAGCAACGGCCCGCCGACGAGGCGGATGCTCCGGCGACGGCGGATGCTGTCACCCCCGGGGTGTCGGCGGCCGACAACATCGTCGAGTTCGAGCATCTCACCAAGGTGTATCCGGTTCGAGGGCAGAAGGAGGACTTCGTCGCCGTCAACGATGTCTCCCTCGCGATCCCTCGGGGCGAGACTGTCGCGATCGTGGGCGAGTCCGGGTCGGGCAAGACCACCACGGCGCGGATGCTGCTGAAGATCATCGAGCCGACGAGCGGCCTCATCCGATACGGCGGGAAGGACATCGCCTCCCTCGACCGCGCGGAGACGAAGGACTTCCGTCAGCGGGTGCAGCCGATCTTCCAGGATCCGTACTCGAGCCTGAATCCGATGTTCACGATCGAGCGCCTGATCTCCGAGCCGCTCGACTTCTACAAGCGGGGGAGTGGTGCAGACCGGCGCAAGCGCGTCCGCCAGCTGCTCGACGACGTGGCGCTGCCGCAGTCCATGCTGCGGCGGTATCCGTCGGAGCTGTCCGGCGGACAACGGCAGCGCGTCGCGATCGCCCGAGCGCTCGCCCTCTCGCCCGATCTGATCGTGTGCGATGAGCCGGTGTCGGCGCTGGACGTGCTCGTACAGGACCAGATCCTGAAGCTGCTCGGCGACCTGCAGACCGAATACGGGCTCAGCTATCTGTTCATCTCGCACGACCTCGCCGTCGTGCGTCTGATCAGCGACTACGTGTGCGTGATGAAGGACGGAGCGCTCGTCGAGGCGGCTTCGTCGGAGGAGATCTTCACGAACCCTCGCGATCCGTACACGCGGCGTCTGCTGGCGTCGATCCCGGGGAACGAACTCAACATCGCCTCCTGA